One Frankia alni ACN14a DNA window includes the following coding sequences:
- a CDS encoding FtsB family cell division protein gives MPPPRAALTTRATLLAVVICVLVLTLAYPLRLYLKQQSKLSELARTNAQTQARVDELRATVGRYDDQAWVSDEARRRLHYIKPGERAYLMPAAPTPAPGDEGERGGSSGGSAWYGRLWSEIATP, from the coding sequence ATGCCGCCGCCGCGCGCCGCGCTGACCACGAGGGCGACCCTGCTCGCCGTCGTGATCTGTGTGCTGGTGCTGACCCTCGCCTATCCGCTGCGGTTGTACCTCAAGCAGCAGAGCAAGCTCTCGGAGCTCGCGCGGACGAACGCGCAGACCCAGGCCCGGGTCGACGAGCTGCGCGCCACGGTCGGGCGCTACGACGACCAGGCCTGGGTCTCCGACGAGGCGCGCCGGCGGCTGCATTACATCAAGCCGGGCGAGCGGGCGTACCTGATGCCCGCCGCCCCCACGCCCGCGCCCGGTGACGAGGGTGAACGCGGCGGATCGTCCGGCGGGTCGGCCTGGTACGGCCGGCTGTGGTCGGAGATCGCGACGCCGTAG